A part of Maniola jurtina chromosome 19, ilManJurt1.1, whole genome shotgun sequence genomic DNA contains:
- the LOC123875316 gene encoding uncharacterized protein LOC123875316, with protein MSETSSYLAEAREAFNLACPSKEPVSLFSQRQWDDALCANVLQELINSSTSAKDRARLLAVSTRESSYWLQALPSKHIGTLLDHLTLTITVGLRLGARIQQPHLCHCGETVDVYGHHSLACAKSAGRFSRHASLNGVIRRSLVTAKVPAVLEPNGLARSDGKRPDGMTLVPWKQGRSLVWDATCVDTLALSHIQVTSVAAGTAATKAERAKRRKYENIENNFIFVPFGVETMGSWGEDARSFFKDLRSA; from the exons ttCGTATTTGGCAGAGGCTAGAGAAGCTTTCAATTTGGCATGTCCCAGTAAAGAGCCGGTATCTTTGTTTTCTCAAAGACAATGGGATGACGCACTTTGTGCGAATGTTTTGCAGGAGTTGATAAATTCATCAACTTCTGCAAAGGACCGCGCGCGTCTCCTCGCAGTGTCTACGAGAGAATCAAGCTACTGGCTTCAAGCTCTCCCTTCAAAACATATCGGCACTCTGTTAGACCACCTAACACTTACCATCACGGTTGGTCTTCGGCTTGGCGCTAGGATTCAGCAGCCACATCTTTGCCACTGTGGCGAGACAGTGGACGTATATGGTCACCATAGCCTTGCATGTGCCAAAAGTGCCGGTCGTTTCTCCCGTCATGCTTCCCTGAACGGAGTCATACGTAGGTCTCTTGTCACAGCTAAAGTGCCTGCAGTATTAGAACCAAATGGTTTGGCACGTAGCGATGGCAAGAGACCAGACGGTATGACTCTGGTTCCGTGGAAACAAGGAAGGTCGCTTGTATGGGATGCCACGTGTGTTGATACACTGGCGTTGTCTCACATACAGGTGACCTCTGTGGCGGCCGGAACGGCAGCCACTAAGGCAGAAAgggccaagaggcgcaaatatgaaaatatagaaaataattttatatttgtgccttttggagtggagaccatgggttcgtggggcgaggatgccagatccttttttaaggacct GAGGAGTGCATAA